From Candidatus Atelocyanobacterium thalassa isolate ALOHA, a single genomic window includes:
- a CDS encoding DUF3007 family protein, with the protein MKRIDVIVITLCAFIGGGVIYLAFRLIGLDNLSAGIWSQLLLVLGLIGWTSTYLFRVANKKMTYNQQLKNYEDAVLQKYIEEMTPEELEKLEREI; encoded by the coding sequence ATGAAACGAATTGATGTAATTGTAATTACCTTGTGTGCTTTTATTGGAGGCGGTGTTATCTACCTTGCTTTCAGGTTAATTGGTCTTGACAATTTATCTGCTGGAATATGGAGTCAACTGCTGCTGGTACTTGGTTTAATAGGTTGGACATCAACTTATTTATTTAGGGTAGCTAATAAAAAAATGACTTATAATCAACAACTAAAAAATTATGAAGATGCTGTCCTTCAAAAATACATTGAAGAGATGACTCCTGAAGAACTTGAAAAATTAGAAAGAGAAATTTAA
- a CDS encoding asparaginase has translation MTRAKRYSAPKIEINLLREGIVESTHSAEATVCDDRGRTLLVAGNAETTAFVRSALQPFQALAVMGTGTLERYQLNDKDLAIICSSHQGRIDQVRQVFNILWQTDIDPSSLQCPVPKEYNSPLYHNCSGKHAAMLAVCKQRNWPLNTYLKRTSSIQQLILKKIGELLKIPGEELIGAHDDCGVPTYSMKLSQMAHLYAQLASGNHLDLERVLRAMTYYPDIIAGSGSFDTELMHLTKGQLVSKTGAEGIQCVGQVGQGMGLAIKVIDGSKRAKHTVAIHLLRQMGWISPAVAEILSETFTILTKHKRLEVIGELTMV, from the coding sequence ATGACTAGAGCAAAAAGATACTCAGCACCTAAGATAGAAATCAATTTGCTTCGAGAAGGAATAGTTGAATCTACTCACTCTGCAGAAGCTACTGTTTGTGATGATCGTGGACGTACTTTGTTAGTTGCTGGTAATGCAGAAACCACAGCTTTTGTTCGTTCTGCACTTCAACCATTTCAAGCTCTAGCAGTAATGGGGACAGGTACATTGGAACGATACCAATTAAACGATAAAGATTTAGCTATTATTTGCAGTTCTCACCAGGGACGAATTGATCAAGTAAGACAAGTATTTAATATATTATGGCAAACAGATATTGATCCTAGTTCTTTACAATGTCCAGTACCTAAAGAATATAACAGCCCCTTATATCATAACTGTTCAGGAAAACATGCAGCGATGCTAGCTGTTTGCAAACAAAGAAATTGGCCACTTAATACTTATTTAAAACGAACATCTTCCATACAGCAATTAATATTAAAAAAAATAGGAGAACTACTAAAAATACCAGGAGAAGAATTAATTGGTGCTCATGATGACTGTGGAGTTCCTACTTATTCCATGAAACTATCACAAATGGCTCATTTATATGCTCAACTAGCTTCAGGTAATCATCTTGATTTAGAGAGGGTTCTCAGAGCTATGACATATTACCCTGACATAATAGCCGGATCTGGAAGTTTTGATACAGAATTAATGCATCTAACAAAAGGACAATTAGTTAGTAAAACTGGTGCAGAGGGTATTCAATGTGTTGGGCAAGTAGGCCAAGGAATGGGTCTGGCTATTAAAGTAATTGACGGATCTAAAAGAGCTAAACATACAGTTGCTATTCATTTATTACGGCAAATGGGATGGATTAGTCCAGCTGTAGCTGAGATATTATCGGAAACATTTACTATTTTAACTAAACATAAACGTTTAGAAGTTATCGGAGAATTAACTATGGTTTGA
- a CDS encoding CO2 hydration protein, with translation MVNENIDYSYHPLAEYICRLENNDTLLDDSPLNVVEVVGILKSYGIVLESYSQNLDYIASYQFLNFFPLFKYFNGEISIKKIVKHLKHQRINYEYAEYCVRTMMWHGGGDLDVYLDSEEFIENVNSLISTKFKYNLLVQVLHKVFPEFLIEQMRMMAYYKCLGQFWKEMSHIFLCLSDSYDNHKIKSIPSIVEYILDSLKKKVDEPICYEVKEKEQKFNIIPKVACLSLFNDVVVPYAESIFFRGTPFPGLISYNAQSHQIPSEKFSFTYGILYADPLPIGGAGVPPTLLMKDLNHYIPDYLYNIYSQTIRQEDDLLVQICKSFQKSMFCVTTAVIKGLAPYPLNTTNVEEQKENRIYLKKWMDRFQCSQISTINS, from the coding sequence ATGGTTAATGAAAATATAGATTATTCTTATCATCCTTTGGCAGAATATATTTGTCGCTTAGAAAACAACGATACACTTCTTGATGACTCGCCATTAAATGTCGTTGAAGTTGTCGGTATATTAAAAAGCTATGGAATCGTCTTAGAATCATATTCTCAGAACCTGGACTATATCGCAAGTTATCAGTTTCTAAATTTTTTTCCACTCTTCAAATATTTTAATGGAGAAATATCTATTAAAAAAATAGTTAAACACTTAAAGCACCAACGCATTAATTATGAGTATGCGGAATACTGCGTCAGGACGATGATGTGGCATGGTGGAGGGGATTTAGATGTTTATCTAGATAGCGAAGAATTTATAGAAAATGTAAATTCTTTAATTTCAACTAAATTTAAATATAATTTATTAGTTCAAGTTCTTCATAAAGTTTTTCCTGAATTTTTAATAGAACAAATGAGAATGATGGCTTATTACAAATGTTTAGGTCAATTCTGGAAAGAGATGTCTCATATTTTTTTATGTCTTTCTGATAGTTATGATAATCATAAAATTAAATCTATTCCTAGCATTGTTGAATATATTTTAGATAGCTTAAAGAAAAAGGTAGATGAACCTATTTGTTATGAAGTTAAGGAAAAAGAGCAAAAATTCAACATCATACCGAAAGTAGCTTGTCTAAGTTTATTTAATGATGTTGTCGTTCCTTATGCAGAGTCTATTTTTTTTCGGGGCACACCATTTCCAGGGCTTATTTCTTATAATGCACAATCACATCAAATTCCTTCGGAAAAATTCTCTTTTACATATGGAATATTATATGCTGATCCTCTCCCGATAGGTGGAGCAGGGGTTCCTCCAACTTTATTAATGAAAGATCTCAATCACTATATTCCTGATTATTTATATAATATTTACTCCCAAACAATTCGCCAAGAGGATGATCTGTTGGTACAAATTTGTAAAAGTTTTCAAAAATCTATGTTTTGTGTAACAACGGCTGTTATCAAAGGCTTGGCACCATACCCTCTAAATACAACAAATGTTGAAGAACAAAAGGAAAATCGAATTTACTTGAAGAAATGGATGGATCGTTTCCAATGTTCACAAATTTCAACTATTAATAGTTAA
- the rsfS gene encoding ribosome silencing factor, with product MIENTKKYLNQELAKTIAMAAKDRKASNILILEVTEICYLADYFVIATGFSKTQLKAIAQTIQEKVYQEYDKAPRHSEGKKDSNWILQDFGDVIAHIFLPEEREFYNLEAFWNNAKRLEFSPLGTIEP from the coding sequence GTGATTGAAAATACAAAAAAATATCTAAATCAGGAACTTGCAAAAACTATTGCAATGGCGGCTAAGGATAGAAAAGCAAGCAATATTCTTATTTTAGAAGTTACAGAAATATGTTATTTAGCTGACTATTTTGTCATAGCAACTGGTTTTTCAAAAACTCAATTAAAAGCTATAGCTCAAACAATTCAAGAAAAAGTTTATCAAGAATACGATAAAGCTCCTAGACACTCAGAAGGTAAAAAAGACAGTAATTGGATTTTACAGGATTTTGGAGATGTAATTGCCCATATTTTTTTACCTGAGGAAAGAGAGTTCTATAATCTAGAAGCTTTTTGGAATAATGCCAAACGATTAGAATTTTCACCATTGGGAACCATTGAGCCATGA
- a CDS encoding AI-2E family transporter — translation MNFAHWIGFVILSFSFYIVWKVRQLLILLSTAVIIANFLNHGVQALQKLGVKRFYSVLLLIAFLLVILLKFFLYIFYPSSEQFPELFLLISQGIDRLTSPIHNFIVQLDPDLTKTFPNLNKIIEQLHPLFQKIAGQGLSVFYTTLGIPLTFLLLLILSLMLLVNPTAYRQGCIRLFPYFYRSRINLALIQCDIFLKGELIALLFRMIMIFFLAFIGLSILKIPLSFTQAVLIMILNLFPNIGPILSFIPPMAIASLETPLKSLAVLIIFLSFYLIIRQTENRVITPLIIKNRISLPPGFILLSQVLFAMFFGALGFLLAAPLTIIISVLVKEIIVKDILDNWNSNYFFKHNKY, via the coding sequence ATGAACTTTGCTCATTGGATTGGTTTTGTTATCTTATCATTTTCTTTTTATATTGTATGGAAGGTTAGACAGTTATTAATTTTATTATCTACAGCAGTTATTATTGCTAACTTTCTAAATCATGGAGTTCAAGCTCTACAGAAATTAGGCGTCAAACGCTTTTATTCAGTTCTATTACTCATAGCATTTTTATTGGTAATATTATTAAAGTTTTTTTTATATATTTTTTATCCTTCTTCTGAGCAATTCCCAGAACTTTTTCTCTTAATCTCTCAAGGAATTGATAGATTAACTTCTCCTATTCATAATTTTATAGTACAGCTTGATCCAGATTTAACTAAAACATTCCCAAATCTTAATAAAATTATTGAACAATTGCATCCATTGTTTCAAAAGATTGCTGGGCAAGGGCTGTCTGTATTTTATACAACTTTGGGAATTCCTCTAACTTTTCTACTGCTACTAATACTAAGTTTAATGTTATTGGTCAATCCAACTGCATATCGACAAGGATGTATTAGATTATTTCCATATTTTTATAGATCAAGAATAAATTTAGCCCTAATACAATGCGATATTTTCCTTAAAGGTGAATTAATAGCTTTATTGTTCAGAATGATCATGATTTTCTTTTTAGCTTTTATAGGATTATCAATCTTAAAAATCCCCTTAAGCTTTACTCAGGCAGTTTTGATAATGATCTTAAATCTATTTCCTAATATTGGACCAATCTTAAGTTTTATACCTCCAATGGCGATCGCTTCACTGGAAACTCCGTTAAAATCTTTAGCTGTTTTAATTATTTTTCTCTCTTTTTATTTAATTATTAGACAAACAGAAAATAGAGTAATTACACCTTTAATAATTAAAAATAGGATATCCTTACCTCCAGGATTCATATTGTTATCTCAAGTTCTATTCGCAATGTTTTTTGGAGCCTTAGGATTTTTACTGGCTGCACCTTTGACAATAATTATTTCAGTACTGGTAAAAGAAATTATAGTCAAAGATATTTTAGACAACTGGAATTCAAATTATTTTTTTAAACATAATAAATATTAA
- a CDS encoding MoaD/ThiS family protein: MAVKILIPNSLQKYTNNQAILEYTIDTVNELIRNIETDFPEIRNHLTDDNGKLHRFLNFYVNNDDIRFLDNRETKLKDGDEVSIISAIAGG; the protein is encoded by the coding sequence ATGGCTGTAAAAATATTAATTCCTAATTCTCTCCAAAAATATACAAATAACCAGGCTATCTTAGAATACACTATTGACACAGTTAATGAGTTAATAAGAAATATTGAAACAGACTTCCCTGAAATACGAAACCATTTAACTGATGATAATGGAAAACTTCATCGTTTTTTAAATTTTTATGTAAATAATGACGACATACGTTTTCTTGATAATAGAGAAACTAAACTTAAGGACGGAGATGAAGTTAGTATTATTTCTGCAATTGCTGGAGGTTAA
- the recN gene encoding DNA repair protein RecN → MLSLLQIKNFALIDNLTVTFGSGLNVLTGETGAGKSIVLDAIDIVLGGRINQRLIRNKTQNVFIKATFQVNSEVLKLLQTHKIDYPKNKQVIFSREISLSGKAIRSRFRINGASANLQLIKKLRNLLIEITAQDRTSQLTESARQRELLDVYGHNCIAQKKESVKFGYEKVQALEKNLNKYKISQTEYSNRLALLKDQSKELEEIKLSDKDELNSLQKEYERLSHSVELENFSHQIFELLYQNDNEISAVVDYLSTIETLFIKMMEYDESVEPLLEMLRSASTQVIEIGQEINKYGYSLDTDPQRLRELENRIHLIKQFCRKYNINSVDLIDYHRQVILELNDLEDYDSSLENLEKELAISKKQLLDNCHKLTTLRQKTAEKLEKKLIEELKSLSMEKVVFTCKISPSSIGSHGGDKVDFYFSPNEGEKIQLLSCTASGGEMSRFFLALKACFVKAEESTGSLIFDEIDTGVSGRIVQVIAEKLYDLSTNYQVLCVTHQPLVAAMAISHFHVKKQVIQEEVIIKNQDNAMLKILEPRTVVKIKQLNNINDRKEELAKLAGGNSSEDAMEFAESLLTQADLYRLRKE, encoded by the coding sequence ATGCTTTCGTTATTGCAAATTAAAAACTTCGCCTTAATTGATAATTTAACTGTTACGTTTGGTAGTGGCTTAAATGTTTTGACAGGAGAAACTGGTGCTGGAAAATCTATAGTTTTAGATGCAATTGATATTGTTTTAGGAGGAAGGATCAATCAACGTCTAATTCGTAATAAGACACAAAATGTTTTTATTAAAGCAACATTTCAAGTTAATTCTGAAGTTTTAAAATTATTACAAACACATAAGATTGATTATCCTAAAAATAAACAAGTAATATTTTCTAGAGAAATCTCTTTATCTGGTAAGGCTATTAGATCACGTTTTCGTATTAATGGAGCCTCAGCTAATCTACAGCTAATTAAAAAATTACGTAATCTTTTAATAGAAATAACTGCTCAAGACCGAACATCACAATTAACAGAGTCTGCTAGACAGAGAGAATTACTCGATGTATATGGGCATAATTGCATAGCTCAAAAAAAAGAATCGGTAAAATTTGGCTATGAAAAAGTTCAAGCTTTGGAAAAAAATCTTAATAAGTATAAAATTTCTCAGACAGAATATTCAAATCGTTTAGCTTTACTAAAAGATCAATCCAAAGAACTAGAAGAGATTAAGTTATCTGATAAAGATGAATTAAATTCTTTACAAAAGGAGTATGAACGTCTCTCACACTCTGTAGAACTAGAAAATTTTAGTCATCAAATTTTTGAGTTACTCTATCAGAATGATAATGAAATATCTGCAGTTGTAGATTATCTCAGTACAATAGAGACTTTGTTTATTAAAATGATGGAATATGATGAGAGTGTTGAACCTTTGCTAGAAATGTTGAGATCTGCCTCAACTCAAGTCATTGAAATAGGACAAGAAATTAACAAATATGGATATAGTTTAGATACTGATCCTCAAAGATTAAGAGAATTAGAAAACAGAATTCATCTTATTAAACAATTTTGTCGAAAATATAATATAAATTCTGTTGATTTAATTGATTATCATAGACAAGTTATCTTAGAGTTAAATGATTTGGAAGATTATGATAGTTCCTTAGAGAATTTAGAAAAAGAACTTGCTATCTCTAAGAAACAATTATTAGATAATTGCCATAAATTAACTACATTACGCCAAAAAACTGCAGAAAAGTTAGAAAAAAAATTAATTGAGGAGTTAAAATCTTTATCAATGGAAAAAGTGGTTTTTACTTGTAAAATATCTCCTTCTTCTATTGGTAGTCACGGAGGTGATAAAGTTGATTTCTATTTTAGTCCTAATGAAGGAGAAAAAATACAACTTTTGTCTTGTACTGCATCAGGCGGAGAGATGAGTCGCTTCTTCTTGGCACTAAAAGCTTGCTTCGTTAAAGCTGAGGAATCTACAGGATCATTAATATTTGATGAAATAGATACTGGTGTATCTGGAAGAATAGTGCAGGTAATTGCTGAGAAACTTTATGATTTAAGTACTAATTATCAAGTTTTATGCGTTACCCATCAACCACTAGTCGCAGCAATGGCCATAAGTCATTTTCATGTCAAGAAACAGGTTATCCAAGAGGAAGTAATTATTAAAAATCAGGATAATGCAATGTTAAAAATATTAGAACCTAGAACAGTTGTAAAAATTAAACAGTTAAATAATATTAATGATAGGAAAGAAGAATTAGCTAAATTAGCAGGAGGGAATTCTTCAGAAGATGCTATGGAATTTGCCGAATCTTTACTAACACAAGCTGATTTGTATCGTTTACGTAAAGAGTAA
- a CDS encoding MlaE family lipid ABC transporter permease subunit, whose translation MANHQYSRKGLSIWFERLVAAILLGGQVFFHILKTKIHKRNTLEQMSVVGPESLTISMITAAFVGMVFTIQVAREFISFGAVSTVGGVLALALTRELAPVLTAVVVAGRVGSAFAAEIGTMRVTEQVDALYMLKTDPISYLVVPRVLACCLMLPILNILSLITGMAGGLLIANGLYDISVYVFLTSVRNFLEFWDLITSTIKAITFGGLIAVIGCSWGLTTSGGAKGVGQSTTTAVVTSLLAVFIINFFLSWIMFQGKGTAAF comes from the coding sequence ATGGCAAACCATCAATATTCTCGGAAAGGGCTAAGTATTTGGTTTGAAAGACTTGTAGCAGCTATTCTTTTAGGAGGACAAGTTTTTTTTCATATTTTAAAAACTAAAATACATAAAAGAAATACATTAGAGCAGATGAGTGTTGTAGGACCAGAGTCACTAACAATCTCAATGATTACTGCTGCTTTTGTAGGAATGGTATTTACTATTCAAGTAGCCAGAGAATTCATAAGTTTTGGAGCAGTATCAACAGTCGGAGGAGTACTAGCATTGGCATTAACTAGAGAGCTAGCTCCTGTCTTAACTGCTGTTGTAGTTGCTGGAAGGGTTGGATCGGCTTTTGCTGCTGAGATAGGAACTATGCGTGTTACGGAACAAGTCGATGCACTATATATGCTAAAAACAGATCCTATAAGTTATTTGGTTGTTCCACGAGTTTTAGCTTGTTGTTTGATGTTACCTATACTCAATATTCTCTCTTTGATAACTGGTATGGCAGGTGGTTTATTAATTGCTAATGGTTTATACGACATATCTGTTTATGTATTTCTTACATCGGTCCGTAATTTTCTCGAATTTTGGGATTTAATAACTTCTACCATTAAAGCTATCACTTTCGGAGGTTTAATTGCTGTAATTGGATGTAGTTGGGGACTCACTACTAGCGGAGGAGCAAAAGGAGTAGGGCAGTCTACTACTACGGCAGTCGTCACATCCTTACTTGCTGTCTTTATTATTAACTTTTTCTTGTCATGGATCATGTTTCAAGGAAAAGGAACAGCGGCATTTTAG
- the ndhL gene encoding NAD(P)H-quinone oxidoreductase subunit L — MNIADIFTVFSWDTLLAALTYLVISVSYLLIVPGLIYIYLKSRWYVASSIERTFMYSLMFFFFPGVLLLSPFLNFRPKRRQLNI, encoded by the coding sequence ATGAACATTGCAGATATTTTTACTGTGTTTTCTTGGGATACGCTTTTAGCAGCGTTAACTTACTTGGTTATAAGTGTTTCATATTTGTTAATAGTCCCAGGTTTAATTTATATATATCTTAAGAGTCGCTGGTATGTAGCAAGCTCTATCGAAAGAACTTTCATGTATTCTTTAATGTTTTTCTTCTTTCCAGGCGTACTTCTCCTAAGCCCCTTTTTAAATTTTCGCCCCAAGCGTCGCCAATTAAATATATAG
- a CDS encoding DnaJ C-terminal domain-containing protein, producing the protein MNYKNYYTILGISENADENEIKKAFRKLAVKYHPDRNPDDKKAEEYFKKVSEAYEVLSDPDKRKENDKLKQSYKSYTNNQNNTNNNKKYTSTNNFDLSKYKNFEEFISDLFDYSSSNQNSKTKVHYNKTQSSENIDYQSTSSEQETTLYLTYSEGFHGTQKRLNLGNKIISVRIPSGAKDGSRIKIKRKNTKNLHREYDENFYLNIQLTPHSFFSFESDSLACEIPITFDEAVLGTTIDVPTPDGMVAVKIPAGIQNGTLLRLRGKGWINPQNKRGDQLIRIKIDTPQKINNMEKEYYKKIFNSRDYNPRINIQNIKL; encoded by the coding sequence ATGAATTATAAAAACTATTACACAATTCTCGGCATCAGTGAAAATGCAGATGAGAATGAAATTAAAAAAGCTTTTCGAAAACTTGCTGTGAAATATCATCCTGACAGAAATCCTGATGATAAAAAAGCAGAAGAATATTTTAAAAAAGTTAGTGAAGCTTATGAAGTCTTATCCGATCCTGATAAACGAAAAGAAAATGACAAATTAAAACAATCTTACAAAAGCTATACTAATAACCAAAATAATACTAACAATAATAAAAAATACACTAGTACAAATAATTTTGATTTAAGTAAATATAAAAATTTTGAAGAATTTATCAGCGATTTATTTGATTATTCTTCAAGTAATCAAAATTCTAAAACTAAAGTTCATTATAATAAAACACAATCTTCAGAGAATATTGACTACCAATCCACTTCATCTGAGCAAGAAACAACACTATATCTCACTTATTCAGAAGGTTTTCATGGCACACAGAAACGACTGAATTTAGGCAATAAAATTATTAGTGTTCGTATTCCTTCAGGCGCTAAAGATGGTAGTCGTATTAAGATTAAAAGAAAAAATACGAAAAATCTTCATCGTGAATACGACGAAAATTTTTATCTTAATATTCAACTAACTCCTCATTCTTTCTTTAGTTTTGAATCAGATAGTCTTGCTTGTGAAATACCTATTACTTTTGATGAGGCTGTTTTAGGTACAACTATAGATGTACCAACGCCAGATGGTATGGTTGCGGTAAAAATTCCTGCTGGTATTCAAAATGGTACACTCTTAAGACTTAGAGGTAAGGGCTGGATTAATCCTCAAAACAAGAGAGGAGATCAATTAATAAGAATAAAAATTGATACTCCCCAGAAAATTAATAATATGGAAAAAGAATATTACAAAAAAATTTTTAACAGTAGAGATTATAATCCCAGAATTAATATACAAAATATTAAATTATAG
- a CDS encoding uracil-DNA glycosylase family protein, with translation MSNPIILSKKVCEEAEKEEFPIDFSIYKSAGRIPTEAILWAGKFNTQICFFGRDLGKDEVEQGQPLIGAAGMLLRKEFHKALYSQEIMTKDDIQSICKRALLTNTVPYKPPGNKAYSHKVKERFRPFIEQLLLVHWQGNQIVTLGTEAFKWFSPYCEAGKIEEFWKLHNRYEAKLTVNLKAMDLQGKHYKRKVHLLPLPHPSPLNKQYYAKFPQMLHKRLNEFEF, from the coding sequence ATGAGTAATCCCATAATTCTTTCAAAAAAAGTTTGTGAAGAAGCAGAAAAAGAAGAATTTCCTATCGATTTTTCTATATATAAATCTGCTGGAAGAATCCCTACAGAGGCAATACTTTGGGCGGGAAAGTTTAATACTCAAATTTGTTTTTTTGGCCGAGATTTAGGTAAAGATGAAGTTGAACAGGGACAGCCTTTGATAGGAGCTGCAGGTATGTTGCTTCGTAAAGAGTTTCATAAAGCCTTATATTCTCAAGAAATTATGACAAAGGATGATATCCAATCAATCTGCAAACGTGCCCTTTTAACCAATACGGTTCCTTATAAACCACCAGGAAACAAGGCGTATTCACATAAAGTTAAAGAAAGATTTAGGCCATTTATTGAACAATTACTATTAGTTCATTGGCAGGGAAACCAAATCGTTACCCTGGGAACCGAAGCTTTTAAATGGTTTTCTCCTTATTGTGAAGCTGGCAAAATAGAAGAGTTTTGGAAGCTTCATAATAGATATGAAGCTAAGCTTACTGTTAATTTAAAAGCTATGGATCTTCAAGGAAAACATTATAAAAGGAAAGTTCATTTATTACCTTTACCTCACCCTTCTCCTCTGAATAAACAGTATTACGCGAAATTTCCACAAATGTTACATAAAAGATTAAATGAATTTGAATTTTAA
- a CDS encoding TIGR04376 family protein, which translates to MNLFSDLGKFLETRLEEFLQSNPNLELQYLLEQLQEQEQKALKLIEENHEEKRGLEFQIISLAEEVKVWHHRISKAKIAKRLDLSKAAQEREAALIQQGNEMWGKMEKAKQKILQSRTLLSQILKRKQEIKSKTVEFQTKGASSNYSIDNEKQNIKEDNSQKTSDSLEADFQRWELDSELEELRKNI; encoded by the coding sequence ATGAATTTATTCAGTGACTTAGGAAAGTTTTTAGAAACACGTTTAGAAGAGTTTCTTCAAAGTAACCCTAACTTAGAGTTACAGTATCTTCTTGAACAATTACAAGAACAAGAACAAAAAGCACTTAAGTTAATTGAAGAAAATCATGAAGAAAAGAGAGGTCTTGAATTCCAAATCATATCTTTAGCTGAAGAAGTTAAAGTATGGCATCATAGAATTTCAAAAGCGAAAATAGCAAAACGCTTAGATTTATCTAAGGCTGCTCAAGAGAGAGAGGCAGCGTTAATTCAACAAGGTAATGAGATGTGGGGGAAAATGGAAAAAGCAAAACAAAAGATTCTTCAAAGCAGAACTCTGCTAAGCCAAATTTTAAAAAGAAAGCAAGAAATTAAATCTAAAACAGTAGAATTTCAGACTAAGGGAGCAAGCTCAAATTATTCTATTGATAATGAAAAACAAAATATTAAAGAAGATAATTCTCAAAAAACATCTGATTCTCTAGAAGCTGATTTCCAGCGCTGGGAACTGGACAGTGAGTTGGAAGAGTTAAGAAAGAATATTTAA
- a CDS encoding CGLD27 family protein, which produces MKRQFVKVCPVPSEQQPINEYEELKTSWFFCLATSGSRLFLRNIIIIWSIGWLLSSPLAAASFPPDQSLLPFIVSSDIGAGVLLVLFLLQLISGWYHIKGRLKKKTIFYEESGWYDGQTWIKPPEMIIRDHLIMSHQVNPIVNRLTNTISILTFVMFSHIIVWIYF; this is translated from the coding sequence ATGAAAAGACAGTTTGTTAAAGTTTGTCCTGTTCCATCCGAACAGCAACCTATTAATGAATATGAAGAATTAAAAACATCTTGGTTTTTCTGTCTAGCAACTTCTGGAAGTCGTTTATTTTTGCGTAACATTATTATCATATGGAGTATTGGATGGCTTCTTTCTAGTCCCTTAGCTGCAGCCAGCTTTCCTCCTGATCAATCTTTATTGCCATTTATTGTATCCAGTGACATAGGGGCGGGAGTACTCTTAGTTTTATTTTTACTACAATTAATTTCAGGCTGGTATCATATTAAAGGGCGTCTTAAAAAGAAAACAATTTTCTATGAAGAATCAGGATGGTATGATGGACAGACCTGGATAAAGCCTCCAGAAATGATTATACGTGATCATTTAATAATGTCTCATCAAGTTAATCCTATAGTAAATAGGCTAACTAATACAATTAGTATATTAACCTTTGTTATGTTCAGCCATATTATAGTATGGATTTATTTTTAA